Sequence from the Candidatus Eisenbacteria bacterium genome:
ACACGATCGTGCGGCTGCCGTTCGCGTCGATGCGCAGGATCGCGTAGTCGCTGAAGATGCCGGTCAGGTCGACCATGAAGCCGCCGCCCGGCAGCGCGAAGGCCCGCAGCGACTCGTGGACGCCGGGGGTCGAGAGCAGCCTCAGGTTCGATTCGGCGCTCGCGGACGTCAGCGGATGTCGCGCGGGTCCGCTCGCGCGCTCCGGGTCGAGTTCGTAACGCATGCCCGCAGCGGCCGGGGTAGCGGTCGGCGCCGCAGCGGGCGCCAGCAGGATTGCGAACGGAACCGGAGGACCGACCAGCGTGGCCGGATCGTATGGCCACATGCCGGCCTGGGGACGTGGCGCCGCGGCGAATTCTCGCGCGGGCGATGCGGCGCTTGCGAGCGCGGCGTTGCAGGTTGCAATCACGAGCATGCCGCCCGCGAGCGCACGCGCGCACGCGAGCGGCGCGGACGCGCGATGTGACTCCCGAAAACGTGGCATCCAGGCCCCCGAAGTAAAGTCAGCGGTCGAGTCGAGCCGGTCGAACCGGCCGTCGTTGTTGGAGCAATGCGGATTGTATGCCAGCGCGGGGGCCGGGGAAGCCCCGAATTGCGAGGCACGGGAGGCGCCTGAAACCGACCGCGCCGGAGTCTCGAGGGACTCCGGCGCACGGATCGTGGCCACTCGTCAGTTGGGCAGCACGACCCGATCGATCACATGGATCACGCCGTTCGACTGCTGAACGTCGTAGGTCGAAATGTTCGCGATCTGGTCCTTCTCGTCCTGCAGCACCACGTTCATCGGCCCGTTCATGCGCGCCCACAGCGAAGCGCCGCTCACGGTCTTGAGCATCGCCTTGCCACCGCCCGCCTTGATCTGCTTCATGATCGAGGCGGCGTCCCAGCGACCCGCCACCACGTGGTAGGTCAGCACCCTCGCGAGCTGCGCTTTGTTCTCGGGCTTGAGCAGCGTCTCGACCGTGCCGGCCGGCAGATTCTCGAACGCGTCGTTGGTCGGCGCGAACACCGTGAACGGCCCCTTGCCCTTGAGCGTCTCGACCAGGCCCGCGGCCTTGACCGCCGCCACGAGCGTGGTGTGTTCCTTTGAATTGATCGCGTTGTCGATGATGTCCCTGGCGGAGTACATCCGCTCCCCACCGACCATCGGCTCGCTCATCATTTTGGTTTCCGTGTGGCTGTTTGCGAATGCGGCCGGCACCAGTGCAAGCGTCATCGCGGCGATGACCACGGTGCGAACGGTCTTGCGATTCATGACGACATCCTCCCGTAAGTGATGGTGGCGGGTCGCGCCGGAGGCTCCTCGGGCGGTGTGGCGCGATTCACTTCCCCTACGGCGAGGCATCGCGCCCGGATGAGCAGCCCCGAACTTGACGGTTTCCCCACACCGTCGGCGCGCTCGACACATCCCATTTCGCGATCTCGATCGTAGGATTGTCAGCAACGAATCATTCAGAGGAACGCCGCGATCGATCGCGCCACCGCGACGCGGCCGCCCCCCGGCCTCCAATCCGAAAAGGAGTTCTCATGCGAACCGCCATCGGCATCGTCGCTCTCGCTCTGATCGCGATTCCCACGCTCGTGCTCGGAGCCGCAAAGCCCGCCACCCGGAGTGCCTCCCCCGCGGCCGCGCCGGCGCCCGCACCGTCCGCCGCGCCCCCGATCAAGAAGGTGGTGAAGAACGAAGTAGAGTGGCGCAAGCTGCTCTCCCCCGCGCAGTACCGGGTGCTGCGCGAGAAGGGCACCGAA
This genomic interval carries:
- a CDS encoding fasciclin domain-containing protein codes for the protein MNRKTVRTVVIAAMTLALVPAAFANSHTETKMMSEPMVGGERMYSARDIIDNAINSKEHTTLVAAVKAAGLVETLKGKGPFTVFAPTNDAFENLPAGTVETLLKPENKAQLARVLTYHVVAGRWDAASIMKQIKAGGGKAMLKTVSGASLWARMNGPMNVVLQDEKDQIANISTYDVQQSNGVIHVIDRVVLPN